CAAAGCAAGGGTACTGCACCTTTTGCTGCCGTGCAGCAATATTCCCAGGTGCAGGGCATCCGGGGCGGGACTTTTAATGCAGGGGCGCAGGTGTTCACCGGCTGGGGCTTCAATTCTGTCAGTGAAGACCTCTACAACGCCTATGAAAATGGCGATGTGCGGCGAAAAGCCACCATCATGAGCATCGGGGATACCCTGTTCGATGGCGTAATCATCATCAACGCCGCCAATCCCCGTTACAACTACAAGGCATATGTCAGCAGAACGCAGGAAACCTATGGCAATACCACCAGCACCGCCAACAAGAATGTGCGGATACTGCGCATGGGCGAAGTGTACCTGATGAATGCGGAGGCTGCCAATGAACTCGGGCAGGCTTCAAAAGCACAGTTTTCTTTAAACGCAGTGCGGAACCGCGCCGGATTGGCCAATACACCGGCGGCTTCACAAACAGATCTGCGCAGCGCTATCTGGAAAGAACGCCGTGTGGAACTGGCGATGGAGCATGACCGCTTCTATGACCTCGTTCGCCAGGGACGCGCCGGAGAAGTCATGAGAGCGCATGGCAAGGCTTTTGTGGACGGCAAGCATGAGGTATTCCCGGTGCCCCAGGATGAAATTTATGCCAGCGATTACAAGCTGATGCAAAACAGCGGATATTGAAAGTATAACATCCGCAGGACCGGATGGCCCTTTGATGGCGCCCCGGTCCTGCTTAATATGAAATGATCGTGAAAAAAATATGGATAATCCTATGTGCAGGGATTGCTTTTCAAACAGGTTGTGCCAGCGCCTCGCAGCAATCCCCCGCACTCTCCCCGCCGCCGCCCGGGCAGGTCATACCTGCAGATTCACTGGACAAATTTCCGCGTATCAGCGATGAGGCATTATTGACGAAAGTGCAGCAACAGACCTTCCGTTACTTCTGGGATTTTGGACACCCCGTCAGTGGCCTGGCGCGGGAGCGGAATACATCGGGTGATGTGGTGACTTCCGGTGGTTCCGGCTTTGGCATCATGGCTATCATCACCGGCATACACCGCAATTTCATCACGCGGGCAGAAGGTCTTTCCCGCTTGCAGCGGATCACCAGCTTCCTCAGGAATGAGGCGCAGACATTCCACGGTGCTTTCCCTCATTGGCTGAACGGAGCCACTGGCGCTGCCGTTGCCTTCAGCGCAAAAGACAATGGTGCTGATCTCGTGGAAACATCATACCTGCTGCAAGGCCTGTTGTGTGCGCGCCAGTACTTCAATGGCGCGGATGAAGGGGAAACCACGCTGCGGAAAGATATTGACGCATTATGGAATGCCGTGGAATGGAGCTGGTTCCGAAAGAACGCTGAAGAAGTGCTTTACTGGCACTGGAGCCCGGATTATGGATGGGAAATGAACCATCCTGTCCGCGGCTGGAATGAATGCCTGATCACCTACGTGCTGGCCGCGTCTTCCAACACTTATCCCATACCGGCAGGCGTGTATCACAATGGCTGGGCCCGTAACGGAGCCATGCGGAACAATAACACCTATCACGGCATCCAGCTACCGCTGGGCCCTGCATACGGTGGCCCACTGTTCTTTGCGCACTACTCTTTCCTGGGCATTGATCCGAATGGTTTGAAGGATGCTTATGCTGACTACTTCAGCCAGCAAAAGAATCACGCGCTCATCAACTACCAGTATTGCAGGGCTAACCCCAAAAACAATGGCTACAGCGAGCGGTGCTGGGGGCTGACAGCGAGTGATATACCGAATGGCTACACAGCCAGTTCGCCCACGAATGATCGCGGCGTAATCGCGCCCACGGCGGCCTTGTCATCCTTCCCCTATACACCAGCCGAATCCATGCAGGCATTGCATTACTTTTATTATAAGCGGGGAGACAAACTTTGGAAGGAATACGGCTTTGTGGATGCCTTTTCACCAAAGGAGGGATGGTATGCCGGTTCTTTCCTTGCCATCGATCAGGGGCCCATCATTGTAATGATAGAGAACTATCGCAGCGGATTGTTTTGGGAACTGTTCATGAAGTGCCCGGAAGTGCAGCGGGGGTTAAAGAGCCTGGGGTTTAGCAGTCCGGGTATTCCATAAACCTTGTAGCCGTGGATGTTGACCGAATGGGGGGGCGTTGCGGGGCAAGACGCCGCAACGATCCCTTCCCCGTGGAATTAATGTTGGGCTTTTTCCATGTTGCCCAGCTTCGTCTCCATCAATTCCAGCCGCTTTTCCAGTTTCATGTATTTATCATCTTGTTCCATGATGTACAGGGTAAGCTCTTCGATCTTTTTTACCTGCTCTTTATTGACTTCCCCAAGGTCGATGCCATTTCTGCTTACTTCGTCCGCCGAAGGTATGCCCGGCAGGTGTTTGTTTTTCCGGATGAAGGCAGCCAGGTCCTTCAGGGCAGGGAGCTTGTAATCTTCATGAAATACATAATCGGGCCAGCCTGACTGGGTAACTTTGACCTTTTTTTGGCAAAGATATCGCCATTGACGGCGAGTTTGGCCTGGGGCGTGGTGGTGCCGATGCCAACGTTCCCG
This genomic stretch from Chitinophaga sp. XS-30 harbors:
- a CDS encoding glucoamylase family protein, which produces MKKIWIILCAGIAFQTGCASASQQSPALSPPPPGQVIPADSLDKFPRISDEALLTKVQQQTFRYFWDFGHPVSGLARERNTSGDVVTSGGSGFGIMAIITGIHRNFITRAEGLSRLQRITSFLRNEAQTFHGAFPHWLNGATGAAVAFSAKDNGADLVETSYLLQGLLCARQYFNGADEGETTLRKDIDALWNAVEWSWFRKNAEEVLYWHWSPDYGWEMNHPVRGWNECLITYVLAASSNTYPIPAGVYHNGWARNGAMRNNNTYHGIQLPLGPAYGGPLFFAHYSFLGIDPNGLKDAYADYFSQQKNHALINYQYCRANPKNNGYSERCWGLTASDIPNGYTASSPTNDRGVIAPTAALSSFPYTPAESMQALHYFYYKRGDKLWKEYGFVDAFSPKEGWYAGSFLAIDQGPIIVMIENYRSGLFWELFMKCPEVQRGLKSLGFSSPGIP